A region of Ornithodoros turicata isolate Travis chromosome 5, ASM3712646v1, whole genome shotgun sequence DNA encodes the following proteins:
- the LOC135395691 gene encoding uncharacterized protein LOC135395691 has translation MTGDRISLERRRQIVSMSLAGHSQRTIAREVGCCLSSVNRIIQHFRDEGQLEDAPRSGRPRARTSDEDRAIIAAHVVDSFLTAVDLKKELSLQASSTTIRRRLACLGGLRSGVAV, from the coding sequence ATGACCGGGGACAGGATTAGTCTGGAACGGAGACGACAGATCGTGTCCATGTCGCTTGCAGGGCATTCTCAGCGAACGATTGCTCGAGAGGTGGGATGCTGCTTGTCTTCGGTGAACCGTATCATTCAGCACTTCCGTGATGAAGGGCAACTTGAAGATGCACCAAGGTCTGGACGGCCGCGGGCAAGGACGTCGGACGAGGACAGGGCAATAATTGCTGCACACGTGGTCGACTCGTTTCTGACGGCTGTCGATCTAAAGAAGGAGCTGAGCCTGCAAGCGTCGAGTACAACCATCCGACGAAGATTAGCGTGCCTCGGGGGTCTCCGTTCCGGAGTCGCGGTTTAG